A DNA window from Thiothrix subterranea contains the following coding sequences:
- a CDS encoding TusE/DsrC/DsvC family sulfur relay protein, producing the protein MAYEVNGTTIETTEAGYLVDLNDWNEEVAKVIAAEEGIGELSERHWDVINYLRDQYINNGGTQPMERIIQKAMADQWGDKKLTSKDMYTLFPRAPSKQGLKVAGLPATNRKGGY; encoded by the coding sequence ATGGCTTACGAAGTAAACGGTACAACCATCGAAACCACCGAAGCAGGTTATCTGGTAGACCTCAACGATTGGAACGAAGAAGTTGCTAAAGTTATTGCTGCTGAAGAAGGTATTGGCGAATTGAGCGAGCGTCATTGGGATGTGATCAACTATTTGCGTGATCAATACATCAACAACGGTGGCACGCAACCAATGGAACGCATTATCCAGAAAGCCATGGCTGATCAGTGGGGCGACAAAAAGCTGACCAGTAAAGACATGTACACCCTGTTCCCACGCGCACCAAGCAAGCAAGGTCTGAAAGTCGCTGGCCTGCCAGCCACTAACCGCAAAGGCGGCTATTGA
- a CDS encoding TauD/TfdA family dioxygenase, with amino-acid sequence MHNSPFNLNELTTYQTWRNKKLSAYPLRPEALMTTIADPENPTDTEIAQLQQICREHNFALYHFAQGDVCSKRHVHRLGQKVGLLRLDSNLCADEDSLTSLHVTSHAGQHDYIPYTNKPLSWHTDGYYNLPEEQIHGMLLHCAQPALEGGESWLMDHEIAYILLRDANPDYIHALMHPNAFTIPANVLNGEIIRPEQSGPVFSVTAAGHLHMRYSARQRNVIWRDDPMTREAADFLLNLWQQDSPYKIRYTLQAGEGLLCNNVLHNRTAFKDSDDPTQTRLLYRGRYFDRVEEPKETICSV; translated from the coding sequence ATGCATAATTCTCCTTTTAATCTCAATGAGTTAACCACCTATCAAACATGGCGTAACAAAAAATTATCAGCCTACCCGTTACGACCCGAAGCGTTGATGACGACAATTGCAGACCCTGAAAACCCCACTGACACCGAAATAGCGCAACTTCAACAGATTTGCCGCGAACACAATTTCGCGCTGTACCATTTTGCGCAAGGCGACGTGTGCAGCAAGCGGCACGTCCACCGTTTAGGGCAGAAAGTGGGCTTGTTGCGGCTGGATAGCAATCTGTGCGCGGATGAAGATAGCCTCACTTCCTTACACGTTACCTCGCATGCGGGGCAGCATGATTACATTCCCTACACCAATAAACCGCTGAGTTGGCATACCGACGGTTACTACAACCTGCCCGAAGAGCAAATTCACGGCATGTTGTTGCATTGCGCCCAACCCGCACTCGAAGGCGGTGAAAGCTGGTTGATGGATCATGAAATTGCTTACATTTTATTGCGTGATGCTAACCCCGATTACATCCACGCTTTGATGCACCCGAATGCGTTCACGATTCCTGCCAATGTATTGAACGGGGAAATCATTCGCCCTGAACAGTCCGGCCCCGTGTTTAGCGTCACCGCTGCGGGGCATTTGCACATGCGCTATTCCGCCCGCCAGCGCAATGTGATCTGGCGCGATGACCCGATGACAAGGGAAGCCGCCGATTTCCTATTGAATTTATGGCAACAGGACTCACCTTACAAAATAAGGTACACATTGCAGGCAGGCGAAGGCTTGCTGTGCAACAACGTGCTGCACAACCGCACCGCATTTAAAGACAGCGACGACCCGACACAAACCCGCTTACTGTATCGCGGACGCTATTTTGATCGGGTGGAAGAACCTAAGGAGACAATATGCTCAGTTTAA
- the cas6 gene encoding type I-MYXAN CRISPR-associated protein Cas6/Cmx6, translated as MFWQEDEDKTLPYQAPDDVLDVSFAISCKQLPLDHAWDLAQAVQQALPWFADEIVAGVHPIHVAESGNGWERPDDASNQFLLPSRRTRMFLRIPKSRIPETQALSGTTLDVNGYAVGLRDMKEKPFVHTSVIFARYVLSDETEDENSFLQRMAAEVKRVADFKVKKMLCGKSHALRTPQGVLHTRHLMLADLDSDPSIRLQQYGLGEGRKLGCGLFMPHKGIKTLKPTE; from the coding sequence ATGTTTTGGCAGGAAGACGAGGATAAAACCCTCCCCTATCAAGCACCCGATGACGTGCTGGACGTGAGTTTCGCTATTTCGTGTAAGCAATTGCCGCTGGATCATGCGTGGGATTTGGCACAAGCCGTCCAGCAAGCCCTGCCTTGGTTTGCCGATGAAATCGTCGCGGGTGTACACCCGATTCACGTTGCTGAAAGTGGCAACGGCTGGGAACGCCCCGATGATGCCAGCAACCAATTCCTGCTACCGTCACGGCGCACGCGAATGTTTTTACGCATTCCCAAATCACGCATCCCCGAAACACAAGCACTGTCTGGCACAACGCTGGATGTGAACGGCTACGCGGTCGGCTTGCGGGACATGAAGGAAAAGCCTTTCGTACACACCTCAGTAATTTTTGCACGTTACGTATTATCAGATGAGACGGAAGACGAAAACAGCTTCCTGCAACGCATGGCAGCAGAAGTAAAACGGGTAGCAGATTTCAAGGTAAAAAAGATGCTGTGCGGCAAAAGTCACGCACTGCGTACCCCGCAAGGCGTGTTACACACCCGTCACTTAATGTTGGCGGATTTGGACAGTGACCCGTCTATTCGCTTGCAGCAATACGGGCTGGGTGAAGGGCGCAAGCTCGGTTGCGGGCTATTTATGCCGCACAAAGGCATTAAAACCCTGAAACCAACGGAATAG
- the ltrA gene encoding group II intron reverse transcriptase/maturase, giving the protein MPAASQTGRDSKPNGGVRLLGIPTVNDRLIQQAIVQRLQPLVDPSFSEHSYGFRPHRSAHHAIRAVQGFIRRGDRYAVDIDLSKFFDNVDHDLLMHRLGKRVNDPHVLTLIGKYLRAGVSHHGNIEATPRGVPQGGPLSPLLANILLDDLDRFLERKGYRFARYADDFVIGAKTLAEGQRIKTEVETFLQTLKLPVNADKSSVLPMNELCFLGYQFRGLHLIWSPASLAAFKHRIRQLTNRSWGVSWEYRYRKLKEYLTGWMNYFALVIFDPVERLDYWIRRRIRMCYLKQWRKPRTRIRNLIKLGVPERLAVSIGLSSKGYYRLAKTKAMQMGLSNRWLKEQGLVSLKDQWVKCRYPNG; this is encoded by the coding sequence TTGCCCGCAGCCAGTCAGACGGGTAGAGATTCCAAACCGAACGGCGGTGTCCGTTTGCTGGGTATTCCCACCGTCAACGACCGGCTGATCCAGCAAGCCATCGTACAACGCCTGCAACCGTTGGTTGACCCCAGCTTCTCGGAACACAGCTACGGCTTCCGTCCGCACCGTTCAGCCCACCACGCCATCAGGGCGGTACAAGGCTTCATCCGGCGCGGCGACCGTTACGCCGTGGACATCGACCTGTCGAAATTCTTCGACAACGTAGACCACGACCTGCTGATGCACCGGCTGGGCAAACGGGTCAACGACCCGCATGTTCTTACCCTGATCGGCAAATACCTGCGGGCAGGTGTCAGCCACCACGGCAACATCGAAGCCACCCCACGGGGTGTCCCCCAAGGTGGTCCACTGTCGCCACTGTTGGCAAACATCCTGCTCGACGACCTTGACCGGTTTCTGGAACGTAAAGGCTACCGGTTCGCCCGTTACGCCGACGACTTCGTGATTGGCGCAAAAACCCTTGCAGAAGGGCAGCGCATCAAAACTGAAGTCGAAACCTTTCTGCAAACCCTCAAGTTGCCGGTCAACGCCGACAAAAGCAGCGTCCTGCCGATGAACGAACTCTGCTTCCTCGGCTACCAGTTCCGGGGACTCCACCTTATCTGGAGTCCTGCGAGTCTGGCAGCCTTCAAGCACCGTATTCGCCAACTGACCAACCGCTCGTGGGGCGTCAGTTGGGAATACCGCTACCGGAAGCTGAAGGAATACCTCACCGGCTGGATGAACTACTTTGCTCTGGTCATCTTTGACCCGGTGGAACGGCTGGACTACTGGATACGGCGCAGAATCCGCATGTGCTACCTCAAGCAATGGCGGAAACCGCGCACCCGCATCCGCAACCTGATCAAGCTGGGCGTCCCGGAACGGTTGGCGGTCAGCATCGGGTTGAGTTCCAAAGGCTACTACCGGCTGGCAAAGACCAAGGCCATGCAAATGGGGCTGTCGAATCGCTGGCTGAAGGAACAAGGGTTAGTGTCGCTCAAGGATCAATGGGTCAAGTGCCGTTATCCCAACGGCTGA
- a CDS encoding MFS transporter, producing MIEANTRAFRAATLALCLGSAMIFANLHVVQSLLPTFAQQFQLTELEASWSLTITILTLGLSLLVYGPLSDAIGRKPIMVVTMAGAVLTTLALSQVESYTSLLVLRGLQGLFLGGLPAIAIAYMGDEFTRKAVVLAVGVYISANSLGGVTGRMVGGFVGEHFGWAAAFGAMGVLSAVLLAVFVWLLPKSQNFHPKPLHPLHIARDMGGHLRNPVLLVAFLIAGGNFMIFLNQYSYITFVLAAAPYHLSPHALGLLFLTYLSGTLAAALSGRVTQYFSAPVGMGLGIVLLMGGTLLTLIPHLYAIVWGFMVSSLGFFLTHSLASSWVSHHALQARASASSLYLVFYYMGASVGGFVLAPFWAWEGWLGIVVGSLLVYSLTLGCSVWLYRWQGRAESRKVWG from the coding sequence ATGATTGAAGCGAATACCCGTGCTTTTCGTGCTGCGACGTTGGCGTTGTGCCTGGGTTCGGCGATGATTTTTGCCAACTTGCATGTGGTGCAGTCGTTGTTGCCGACGTTTGCGCAGCAATTTCAATTGACGGAATTGGAGGCAAGTTGGAGTTTGACGATTACCATTTTGACGCTGGGTTTGTCGTTGCTGGTGTATGGGCCGTTGTCGGATGCGATTGGGCGTAAACCGATTATGGTGGTGACGATGGCGGGTGCAGTGTTGACGACGTTGGCGTTGTCGCAGGTGGAAAGTTACACGAGTTTGCTGGTGTTGCGTGGGTTGCAGGGTTTGTTTTTGGGCGGGTTGCCTGCGATTGCCATTGCGTACATGGGCGATGAATTTACCCGCAAAGCGGTGGTATTGGCGGTGGGGGTGTACATCAGTGCGAACAGTCTCGGCGGAGTGACGGGGCGCATGGTGGGTGGTTTTGTGGGGGAACATTTCGGCTGGGCGGCGGCATTTGGCGCAATGGGGGTGTTGAGTGCGGTGTTGTTAGCGGTGTTTGTGTGGCTATTGCCGAAGTCACAGAATTTTCACCCGAAGCCGTTGCACCCGCTACACATTGCGCGGGATATGGGCGGGCATTTGCGTAATCCGGTATTGCTGGTGGCGTTTTTGATTGCGGGCGGTAACTTTATGATTTTCCTGAATCAGTACAGTTACATTACGTTTGTATTGGCGGCTGCGCCGTATCATTTGTCGCCGCACGCGCTGGGTTTGCTGTTTTTGACGTATTTGAGCGGCACGTTGGCGGCGGCGTTGTCGGGGCGGGTGACGCAGTATTTTTCCGCGCCTGTGGGGATGGGTTTGGGGATTGTGTTGTTGATGGGCGGCACGTTGTTGACGTTGATTCCGCACCTGTATGCGATTGTGTGGGGGTTTATGGTGAGCAGTTTGGGCTTTTTCTTGACACATTCGCTGGCAAGTAGTTGGGTTAGTCACCATGCGTTGCAGGCGCGGGCGAGTGCGTCGTCGTTGTATTTGGTGTTTTATTACATGGGGGCGAGTGTGGGCGGGTTTGTGCTTGCGCCCTTTTGGGCATGGGAAGGCTGGTTGGGCATTGTGGTGGGGTCGTTGTTGGTTTATAGCCTGACGTTGGGGTGCAGTGTGTGGTTATATCGGTGGCAGGGGCGGGCAGAGTCGCGTAAAGTTTGGGGATGA
- a CDS encoding toxin-antitoxin system TumE family protein, with translation MKAKLILKDRIVYDGGYIQEMVIWEVPQPVAGSQHLYKYRLFFGLPNQRIVGYDNERPKGDHRHYGEREEAYPFLTIQQLVGDFLADVEEQRRQYYAEQH, from the coding sequence ATGAAAGCAAAGCTCATCCTGAAAGACAGAATCGTGTACGACGGCGGGTACATACAAGAAATGGTGATCTGGGAAGTGCCGCAACCCGTGGCAGGCAGTCAGCATCTCTATAAATATCGCCTATTTTTCGGTCTGCCAAATCAACGGATTGTCGGTTATGACAATGAACGCCCCAAAGGTGATCACAGGCATTACGGTGAGCGGGAGGAAGCTTATCCTTTCCTTACCATCCAGCAACTTGTGGGGGATTTTTTGGCGGATGTAGAAGAACAACGGAGGCAATATTATGCAGAACAACACTAA
- a CDS encoding type II toxin-antitoxin system VapC family toxin: protein MKSLIIDTSVFNKLYLEEADSEQALVLFARATNREFNLQAPDLLYLEVISTANHYHVPIDFVSQLLDFQTRHLLPLRTLTRAEMKKAIEITQQGHPQSGYPSIYDSVFHAMAMCNDAILVTADKRHYEKTKHLGNIIQLKDCGAL from the coding sequence GTGAAATCCTTGATCATTGACACCTCTGTTTTCAACAAGCTGTATTTGGAAGAAGCCGATAGCGAACAGGCGTTAGTGCTATTTGCTCGCGCCACTAATCGTGAGTTTAATCTGCAAGCACCGGATTTATTGTATTTGGAAGTGATCAGCACGGCTAACCATTATCACGTACCGATTGATTTTGTTAGCCAATTGCTGGATTTTCAAACCCGTCACTTATTGCCATTGCGGACACTCACACGGGCGGAAATGAAAAAAGCCATCGAAATCACCCAACAAGGTCATCCACAAAGCGGCTATCCTTCCATTTACGATAGTGTCTTCCATGCAATGGCAATGTGTAACGATGCCATACTTGTTACGGCAGATAAGCGACATTACGAGAAGACCAAGCACTTGGGAAATATTATTCAGTTGAAGGATTGTGGGGCGTTATAG
- a CDS encoding HepT-like ribonuclease domain-containing protein, with amino-acid sequence MILIAAGEELKNIDRKTEGKLFQQYPAVRWRGAMGMRDVLAHTYFHVDAEQLFNICKNDIPTMIATLETMLSDLQQAERN; translated from the coding sequence ATGATTTTAATTGCAGCAGGTGAAGAGCTGAAAAATATCGACCGTAAAACCGAAGGCAAACTTTTCCAGCAATACCCAGCGGTAAGATGGCGCGGCGCAATGGGAATGCGGGATGTGCTGGCACACACCTATTTTCATGTTGACGCAGAACAGTTGTTCAATATCTGTAAAAATGACATTCCCACCATGATTGCCACATTGGAAACGATGCTCAGTGATCTTCAGCAGGCTGAGCGCAATTGA
- a CDS encoding low molecular weight protein tyrosine phosphatase family protein, producing the protein MIRALFICTQNRLRSPTAEQVFSTWANVETDSAGLGNDADVRLSVEQIEWATLIFVMEKTHRNKLSKQFKAHLNGKRVICLDIPDDYDYMQPELIRLLEAKVRAFLS; encoded by the coding sequence ATGATCCGCGCCCTCTTCATCTGTACCCAAAACCGCTTGCGCAGCCCGACCGCTGAACAGGTTTTTTCTACGTGGGCGAATGTGGAAACGGATTCTGCGGGGCTGGGCAATGATGCCGACGTGCGCCTATCTGTTGAGCAAATCGAGTGGGCAACGCTGATTTTCGTGATGGAAAAAACCCACCGCAACAAGCTGTCAAAGCAGTTTAAGGCTCACCTGAATGGCAAGCGGGTTATTTGTTTGGATATTCCTGATGATTACGACTATATGCAGCCGGAATTGATTCGGCTCCTGGAAGCGAAGGTTCGGGCGTTTCTCAGTTAA
- the soxA gene encoding sulfur oxidation c-type cytochrome SoxA: MSGLLLASVGNALAEAPKPAKSGYEFVKEETRAMQDDEVENTGFIAVEQGRELFNQSPASGKSCASCHGETGEKLDVKNLARYPIYDKALGGIVRLDDRINICREKQSGETPLPAYSAELIALETLVRHLAVGEPVNVQTDGEMADLLKKGEELYHIRFGLIDMSCAHCHDSYPGQFIRGQKISQGQGNGFPAYRLDTGEMANLDLRIKQCLVLMRAEPFAPDAEESKLLGAYIMARSNGLKIETPAIRY, encoded by the coding sequence GTGAGTGGTTTGCTGCTGGCAAGCGTTGGCAATGCCTTAGCAGAAGCGCCTAAGCCCGCTAAGTCGGGGTATGAGTTCGTTAAGGAAGAAACCCGTGCCATGCAAGATGATGAGGTCGAAAACACCGGCTTTATTGCGGTCGAGCAAGGGCGTGAGCTGTTTAATCAGTCACCCGCTTCAGGCAAATCGTGCGCCAGTTGCCACGGTGAAACGGGTGAAAAGCTGGATGTGAAAAACCTTGCCCGTTACCCGATTTACGATAAAGCTTTGGGCGGCATTGTGCGGTTGGATGATCGCATCAATATTTGCCGTGAAAAGCAGTCGGGCGAAACGCCATTGCCAGCCTATTCTGCTGAATTGATTGCCTTGGAAACGTTGGTGCGTCATCTGGCGGTTGGTGAGCCGGTGAATGTGCAAACCGATGGCGAAATGGCGGATTTGCTGAAAAAAGGCGAGGAACTTTACCACATACGCTTTGGTTTGATTGATATGTCGTGCGCTCATTGCCATGACAGTTATCCTGGGCAATTTATTCGCGGGCAAAAGATTAGTCAGGGGCAGGGCAACGGTTTTCCTGCTTACCGTTTGGATACTGGCGAAATGGCCAACCTCGACTTGCGGATTAAGCAATGTTTGGTGTTGATGCGTGCCGAGCCGTTTGCGCCGGATGCGGAAGAAAGTAAGTTGTTGGGGGCGTATATTATGGCGCGTTCCAATGGGTTGAAGATTGAAACGCCTGCCATTAGGTATTGA
- a CDS encoding Fe2+-dependent dioxygenase, which produces MLLLIKNVLDAQRVKEVQELLATGEFVDGRFSAGMEAAKVKYNQELSPNSPLHRRLNALVMSPLVQHSEYQAAVMPLRVATAFYARYLPGMTYGFHVDDPVMGPMSGRYRTDVSTTVFLNDDYEGGEIVIRTAYGEEKIRGEAGDAVVYDSGSWHKVAEVTKGIRLVAVTWAQSLVKDPQQRELLYQLAKAREGVIAKLPQSDEAASISTVHINLLRMWSEV; this is translated from the coding sequence ATGCTATTACTGATTAAAAATGTCCTTGATGCGCAACGTGTGAAAGAAGTGCAGGAATTGCTTGCCACGGGTGAATTCGTGGATGGGCGCTTTTCGGCAGGTATGGAGGCGGCAAAGGTGAAGTATAACCAAGAGCTTTCCCCGAATAGTCCCTTGCATCGGCGTTTGAATGCGCTGGTGATGTCGCCGCTGGTGCAACACTCGGAATATCAGGCGGCGGTGATGCCGTTACGGGTGGCGACGGCGTTCTATGCACGTTATTTGCCGGGGATGACGTATGGTTTCCACGTAGACGATCCGGTCATGGGGCCAATGTCGGGGCGTTACCGTACCGATGTGTCCACCACCGTTTTTCTTAACGACGATTATGAAGGTGGCGAAATCGTCATCCGTACCGCTTATGGGGAAGAAAAAATACGCGGGGAAGCCGGTGATGCGGTGGTGTATGATTCCGGCAGTTGGCACAAAGTCGCGGAAGTGACCAAAGGTATCCGTTTAGTGGCGGTGACGTGGGCGCAAAGCTTGGTGAAAGACCCGCAGCAGCGTGAGTTGCTCTACCAATTGGCCAAAGCCCGCGAAGGCGTGATAGCAAAGTTACCCCAGTCAGATGAGGCTGCCAGTATCAGCACCGTGCACATTAATTTGCTACGGATGTGGAGTGAAGTGTAA
- a CDS encoding HVO_A0114 family putative DNA-binding protein, whose product MQNNTKRTLEIKIQSEKQAMQASAARFLNAWNKSEYAGEYLTFTSPGMFFEVINARRWDLVIKLQTLGKTSIRELARQLGRDVRRVHDDIKILIDHGIVEQDAEGICVPFDEIHADFTLMAAAA is encoded by the coding sequence ATGCAGAACAACACTAAACGCACGCTCGAAATCAAAATCCAGTCTGAAAAACAGGCGATGCAAGCCTCGGCTGCACGTTTTCTAAATGCCTGGAACAAAAGCGAATACGCAGGCGAATACCTGACGTTTACCTCACCCGGCATGTTTTTTGAGGTGATTAACGCTCGCCGTTGGGATTTAGTCATCAAACTCCAAACGCTCGGCAAAACCAGCATCCGCGAATTGGCGCGACAGCTAGGGCGCGATGTCCGGCGGGTACACGATGACATTAAAATTCTGATCGACCACGGTATTGTCGAACAAGATGCAGAGGGCATTTGCGTTCCCTTCGATGAAATTCATGCCGACTTCACCTTGATGGCAGCGGCGGCGTAA
- the soxX gene encoding sulfur oxidation c-type cytochrome SoxX, with the protein MKTVNTLIFLLFATTPGLAAEAEGVPPPPEAYCKWEMVNYSIPAPLCGLKGEALRGEKVVADAARGNCLACHELPIKGVEAYGTIAPPLSGIAKRLAEPQLRLRVVDSRHLNPNSIMPGFYRDPSLINRPGKGYEGRTFLAAQDVEDVIAYLVTLK; encoded by the coding sequence ATGAAAACTGTAAACACCTTAATTTTCCTGCTATTTGCAACGACACCCGGTTTGGCGGCGGAAGCTGAGGGTGTTCCGCCCCCGCCCGAAGCGTATTGCAAATGGGAGATGGTCAATTATTCAATTCCAGCGCCGTTGTGCGGTTTAAAAGGCGAGGCGCTACGTGGCGAGAAAGTCGTTGCGGATGCGGCTCGCGGGAATTGTTTAGCCTGTCACGAATTGCCGATTAAGGGCGTGGAAGCTTACGGCACGATTGCTCCGCCCTTATCCGGCATTGCCAAGCGCTTGGCAGAGCCGCAATTGCGCTTGCGGGTGGTGGATTCGCGCCATTTGAATCCGAATTCGATTATGCCGGGTTTTTACCGTGACCCCAGCCTGATTAATCGCCCCGGCAAGGGGTACGAGGGCAGAACCTTCCTCGCTGCTCAGGATGTGGAAGATGTCATCGCTTACTTGGTAACACTCAAATGA
- a CDS encoding molecular chaperone DnaJ has translation MPTTKVVHIKTAPAQAVLSPAQKKFNTLIKKIDAQKQLLAEWQETFERCRTDAVDKLEPLKQSMKEQQTAMAHLLDQQFTANKFTKNQQEKLTHLIVELCEELLRSGDNDELKAMYNKYTASDYDTEAEEEQMMANEFMKSMLENEFGVTLDDDDFDLTNPQATAERLAEKVKQREAEAEAAAAARPQRKKSAKQLAKEAKDAEEAANVSKSIQAVYRQLTSALHPDREQDPVERERKTELMQQVTVAYGNKDLLKLLELQLAVEQIDQSKLGSLSAERLKHYNKILSDQLAELQEEVMFKEDQIRMMVQIPPFEPLSPKRLAMLLKQDIQTMQAEIKRIQQDLRLFKDVKNLKAWLKNVRLPEPEFEFDPFFDGFPPFR, from the coding sequence ATGCCTACGACAAAAGTTGTCCATATCAAAACCGCGCCCGCACAAGCCGTATTGTCACCTGCGCAAAAGAAATTCAACACCCTGATTAAAAAAATCGACGCGCAAAAACAACTGCTTGCAGAATGGCAGGAAACCTTCGAGCGTTGCCGCACCGATGCCGTCGACAAATTAGAACCGTTAAAGCAAAGCATGAAGGAACAGCAAACGGCAATGGCGCACCTGCTGGATCAGCAATTCACCGCCAATAAATTCACCAAAAACCAACAAGAAAAACTCACGCATCTTATCGTGGAACTCTGTGAAGAATTGCTACGCAGCGGTGACAACGACGAGTTAAAAGCCATGTATAACAAATACACCGCCAGCGACTACGATACCGAAGCGGAAGAAGAACAAATGATGGCAAACGAGTTCATGAAATCCATGCTCGAAAACGAATTCGGTGTAACCTTAGACGATGATGACTTCGACCTGACAAACCCGCAGGCAACCGCCGAACGCCTCGCCGAAAAGGTCAAACAGCGCGAAGCCGAGGCAGAAGCCGCTGCTGCTGCCCGCCCCCAACGCAAAAAATCCGCCAAACAACTGGCAAAAGAAGCCAAGGATGCGGAAGAAGCCGCCAATGTCAGCAAATCCATCCAAGCCGTTTACCGCCAACTCACCAGTGCCTTGCACCCCGACCGCGAGCAAGACCCGGTAGAACGCGAACGCAAAACCGAACTGATGCAGCAAGTGACCGTCGCTTACGGCAATAAAGATTTGCTGAAACTGCTGGAATTACAACTCGCGGTTGAGCAAATCGACCAAAGCAAACTCGGCAGCCTGAGTGCCGAACGTCTCAAGCATTACAACAAAATCCTCAGTGACCAACTGGCTGAATTACAAGAAGAAGTCATGTTCAAAGAAGACCAAATCCGCATGATGGTGCAGATTCCACCGTTTGAACCGCTTTCCCCCAAACGCCTAGCGATGTTACTCAAGCAAGACATTCAAACGATGCAGGCAGAAATTAAACGTATCCAGCAAGATCTGCGGCTGTTTAAGGATGTGAAAAATCTTAAAGCATGGTTGAAAAACGTGCGCTTACCAGAACCAGAATTTGAGTTTGATCCGTTTTTTGATGGATTTCCGCCGTTTCGTTAA
- a CDS encoding nucleotidyltransferase domain-containing protein, which translates to MLSAFKQQHGAEYSLRALGYFGSYAHNTATPDSDADTVFETDNRISRRFAVIADPSDF; encoded by the coding sequence TTGCTGTCTGCCTTCAAACAACAGCACGGCGCGGAATACAGCCTACGCGCTTTAGGCTATTTCGGCTCTTACGCCCACAATACCGCCACCCCAGACAGTGACGCGGACACCGTATTCGAGACCGACAACCGCATCTCTCGTCGCTTTGCCGTAATCGCTGATCCTTCCGACTTTTAA
- a CDS encoding nucleotidyltransferase family protein, with protein sequence MPANQRTLSIPELHALLSAFKQQHGAEYSLRALGYFGSYAHNTATPDSDVDIVFETDNPNLFLTAMMKQDLEAVLEKPVDVLHLRGLTNSRLKARIEQEAVYV encoded by the coding sequence ATGCCCGCTAACCAACGCACGTTAAGCATCCCTGAACTCCACGCTCTGCTGTCGGCTTTCAAACAACAGCACGGCGCGGAATACAGCCTACGCGCTTTAGGCTATTTCGGCTCTTACGCCCACAATACCGCCACCCCAGACAGTGACGTGGACATCGTATTCGAGACCGATAACCCCAACTTGTTCCTGACCGCCATGATGAAACAAGACTTGGAAGCCGTGTTGGAAAAGCCCGTGGATGTATTGCACCTGCGCGGACTCACCAACTCACGCCTGAAAGCCCGTATCGAACAGGAAGCCGTTTATGTATGA
- a CDS encoding 2OG-Fe(II) oxygenase family protein: MRELAPNSFIFEQRDALPGFLCDNMVARFEQNLADQYAGRIGQDMGSNQSVKKTTDIFVSGDDKPHWKDVDNNLHRSLALALREFREMFPYFKGPFKDMGYNLQRYQPGEYYHWHIDGGSHQFAMRQLVALWYLNDVPVEAGGSTDFLFQQLSVQPEKGKLVLFPPFWTHEHRAGLMQSGVKYIATTWIIFS, translated from the coding sequence ATGCGTGAATTAGCGCCGAATTCGTTTATTTTTGAACAGCGCGATGCGTTGCCGGGATTTTTGTGTGACAACATGGTGGCACGTTTCGAGCAGAATCTGGCGGATCAATACGCGGGGCGTATCGGTCAGGATATGGGCAGCAACCAAAGCGTGAAGAAAACCACCGATATTTTCGTGAGCGGCGATGATAAGCCGCATTGGAAAGATGTGGATAATAATTTGCACCGTTCGCTGGCGTTGGCGTTGCGGGAATTCCGCGAAATGTTTCCGTATTTCAAAGGCCCGTTTAAAGACATGGGCTATAACTTGCAACGTTATCAGCCGGGCGAGTATTACCACTGGCACATTGACGGCGGCAGCCATCAGTTTGCGATGCGCCAATTGGTGGCGTTGTGGTATTTGAATGATGTGCCAGTAGAGGCTGGCGGGTCGACCGATTTCCTATTCCAGCAACTCAGTGTGCAGCCAGAGAAAGGCAAGTTGGTATTATTTCCCCCGTTTTGGACGCATGAACACCGTGCCGGATTGATGCAGTCGGGGGTGAAATACATTGCCACCACATGGATTATTTTCTCCTAA